The following are encoded together in the Glycine soja cultivar W05 chromosome 5, ASM419377v2, whole genome shotgun sequence genome:
- the LOC114411105 gene encoding uncharacterized protein LOC114411105: protein MPFGEALQQMPLYTKFMKDILTKKGKYIDNENIVVGGNCSAVNQRKLPQKFKDPGSVTIPCTIGKESIGKALIDLGASINLMPLSMCRRIGDLKIDPIRMTLQLADHSVTRSYGVVEDVLAKVRHFTFLMDFVIMDIKEDMEIPLFLGKPFMLTANCVVDTGNGNLELNIDN from the coding sequence ATGCCATTCGGGGAAGCCTTACAGCAAATGCCACTCTACACGAAGTTTATGAAGGACATCCTTACCAAGAAGGGGAAGTATATTGATAATGAGAACATTGTGGTAGGAGGCAACTGCAGTGCAGTAAACCAGAGGAAGCTACCTCAGAAGTTCAAGGACCCTGGGAGTGTGACTATCCCCTGCACCATAGGGAAGGAGTCGATAGGAAAGGCCCTCATTGACTTAGGGGCAAGTATCAACCTGATGCCCCTATCAATGTGCAGAAGAATTGGTGATCTGAAGATAGACCCAATCAGGATGACGCTTCAGCTAGCAGACCACTCAGTCACAAGATCGTATGGGGTAGTAGAAGATGTCCTAGCCAAAGTCCGCCACTTCACTTTTCTGATGGACTTTGTCATCATGGATATCAAAGAAGACATGGAGATTCCTCTTTTCTTAGGCAAACCCTTCATGCTGACTGCCAACTGTGTGGTTGATACGGGGAACGGAAATCTGGAGTTGAACATTGACAATTAG
- the LOC114412278 gene encoding 39S ribosomal protein L54, mitochondrial-like: protein MAMNHARSIRHILTTKEVVGVACQRTFATGKAKKGSKGGAAADAPKASTLSKEVKSSTVVGASILKEGTDPKIQPDSEYPDWLWHLLDKCPALSELRRRNIDTLSYEDLKRFVKLDTRARIKENNSVKAKN from the coding sequence ATGGCAATGAACCATGCCAGGTCTATTAGACACATTCTTACCACCAAAGAGGTAGTTGGGGTTGCATGCCAACGAACTTTCGCCACCGGTAAAGCAAAGAAAGGATCTAAAGGGGGTGCAGCTGCTGATGCACCCAAAGCATCAACTCTTAGCAAGGAAGTCAAGTCAAGTACAGTTGTAGGTGCCAGCATTCTCAAGGAAGGAACTGATCCAAAAATCCAGCCTGATTCAGAATACCCTGACTGGTTGTGGCATCTGCTTGATAAATGCCCTGCACTTAGTGAATTGCGTAGGAGGAATATTGATACACTATCTTATGAAGATCTAAAACGTTTTGTTAAGCTGGATACCCGAGCAAGGATCAAGGAGAATAACTCTGTCAAGGCAAAGAACTGA